Genomic window (Candidatus Eisenbacteria bacterium):
CGGGAGACGGTTGGACGCGTGGCAGCCGGCGCACTGGCGCGAGCGGCGCTCGCGACGGTCGGAGTGAGCCTCGTCGGCGGCACCGTCCAGGTGGGCGAGGAGCGGGCGTCCGAGCGCGACTGGGAACAGGTCGAGAACAACCCGGTGCGATGTCCCGATGCCGCGGCCGCGCTGCGAATGGCGGCGGTGATCGAACGCGCGCGCGACGAGCAGGACTCGGTCGGCGGCGTGGTCGAAGTGATCGCGCGCGGCGTGCCCGTGGGTTGGGGTGATCCCACCATGGCGAAACTCGATGCGATCCTCGGCGCGGCGATGCTTTCGATCCCCGCGACCAAGGGCGTCGAGATCGGCGGCGGATTCGGCATGGTCGCCAGACGCGGATCCGAGACCAACGACGCGTTCGACGGCACGCGCTACCTCACCAACTTCGCCGGCGGCATCTCGGGCGGGATCTCGAATGGTGCCGAAATCGTGGTGCGGGTCGCCGTGCGTCCCGCGACCTCGATCGGCAAACCGCAGACCGCGGCCACGGCGTCGGGCGAGACCACGACGATCGAGATCAAAGGGCGACACGACCCGTGCATCTGCCCGCGGGTGGTGCCGGTCGCCGAGAGCATGATGGCGATCGTGCTGATGGACGTGTGGCTGCGGCAGCGCGCGCTGCGCGGCCGCGAGGCCTGACGCGCCGCCGACTCGCATCGCATCATCACCACTCAAGAGGAACACTGCCCACATGCTGGTCCTGCTCAAACCGGGTGCCGCCGAGTCCGCAGTCAGTGACGTGACGTCGCGGCTGCGCATGCTCGGGCTCGCCGTGCATCGTACCGACCATGAAGGCCAGGTGCGCCTGTGCGCGGTCGGCGAGGTGGGGCGGGTCGACTGGGCACAGGCGGCGGGCTGGGCGGCGATCGAACGACTCGAGAAGATCCCGTCGCCCTTCAAGCTGGTGAGCCGCGCGTTTCAGCCCGCGGCGACCTTGATCTCGGTCGGGCGAGTGACGATCGGCAGCGAGCAGCTCGCGCTCATGGCGGGACCCTGTTCGGTCGAAAGCGAGAAGCAGGCGTTCACGATCGCGGCGGCGGTCGCCAGGTCCGGCGCCACGGTGATGCGCGGCGGAGCCTTCAAGCCGCGCACCTCGCCCTACTCGTTCCAGGGGCTCGGCGAGGAGGGACTGCGCATCCTGCGCCGCGCCGCCGATGCGCACGGGCTCGCGGTGGTGAGCGAGGTGATGGACACCGCGCAGGTCGCGCTGATGGCGCGCTACGCCGACATCCTGCAGATCGGCGCTCGCAACATGCAGAACTATTCGCTGTTGCGCGAGGTCGGCCAGCTCGACAAGCCGGTGCTGCTCAAGCGCGGACTCGCCGCAACGATCGAGGAATGGCTGATGTCGGCCGAGCACGTGATGTCGCAGGGCAATCGCCAGGTGATCCTGTGCGAACGCGGCATCCGGACGTTCGAAACCTACACCCGCAACACGCTCGACTTGAACGCGATTCCGGTGGTGAAGGAACTCTCGCACCTGCCGGTGATCGTGGATCCGTCGCACGGTACCGGCATTCGCAACAAGGTTGCGCCCATGGCGCGCGCCGCGATCGCGGCCGGTTCCGATGGTCTGATGATCGAAGTGCATCACGATCCCGATCACGCCCTCTCGGACGGCGCGCAGTCGCTGTACCCCGAGCAGTTCGAGGAACTGGTGGGACAGGTGCGAACCATCGCGGGCGCGATCGGGCGGCGCGTGTGAGCTTCGCGTGACCGCGCCGACCCGATCCGGCCAGCTGATACCGTTCGCGCTCATTCTGTTCGCCGGGGTGCTGATCGGTTCGTTCACGCTGCGGCTCGCGACTCCGCCGCCGCCCGAGCCGCCGCGGTTCGTGTCGATCACGGAAGCGGGGGCGGCGGACGAGTCGCCTGCGGTGTCGCCCGACGGCCGCTGGCTGGTGTGGTTCTCGGAGTTCGGAGGAGCGCTCGGGGTCTGGAAGCGGCCGCTCGCCGGAGGTCAGCGCTCGCCGATCGCGACCGGCGCGGTCGGGCTCCCGCGCTTCACGGCCGACGCGCGCGCG
Coding sequences:
- the aroF gene encoding 3-deoxy-7-phosphoheptulonate synthase → MLVLLKPGAAESAVSDVTSRLRMLGLAVHRTDHEGQVRLCAVGEVGRVDWAQAAGWAAIERLEKIPSPFKLVSRAFQPAATLISVGRVTIGSEQLALMAGPCSVESEKQAFTIAAAVARSGATVMRGGAFKPRTSPYSFQGLGEEGLRILRRAADAHGLAVVSEVMDTAQVALMARYADILQIGARNMQNYSLLREVGQLDKPVLLKRGLAATIEEWLMSAEHVMSQGNRQVILCERGIRTFETYTRNTLDLNAIPVVKELSHLPVIVDPSHGTGIRNKVAPMARAAIAAGSDGLMIEVHHDPDHALSDGAQSLYPEQFEELVGQVRTIAGAIGRRV
- the aroC gene encoding chorismate synthase, producing MSSSFGTLFVVTTFGESHGPGVGVVVDGVPPGIAIEAAMIQRELDRRRPGQSALTSQRQEADRVEILSGVFEGMTLGTPIAMLVRNTDARSQDYDALKSVYRPGHADYVYFQKYGMRDHRGGGRSSGRETVGRVAAGALARAALATVGVSLVGGTVQVGEERASERDWEQVENNPVRCPDAAAALRMAAVIERARDEQDSVGGVVEVIARGVPVGWGDPTMAKLDAILGAAMLSIPATKGVEIGGGFGMVARRGSETNDAFDGTRYLTNFAGGISGGISNGAEIVVRVAVRPATSIGKPQTAATASGETTTIEIKGRHDPCICPRVVPVAESMMAIVLMDVWLRQRALRGREA